Proteins encoded by one window of Blautia faecicola:
- a CDS encoding YccF domain-containing protein, with translation MRFLGNILWFLFGGLLGGLSWIFAGCIWCITIVGIPVGMQCFKFATLAFWPFGKDVVYGKGVFSFLINLIWIVFFGWEMALGNLIVGLLWCITIVGIPFGRQFFKLARLSLMPFGASVVG, from the coding sequence ATGAGATTTTTAGGCAATATCCTGTGGTTTCTTTTCGGAGGTCTGCTGGGAGGACTATCGTGGATCTTTGCAGGCTGTATCTGGTGTATCACCATTGTCGGGATACCTGTTGGGATGCAGTGCTTTAAGTTTGCAACGCTGGCATTCTGGCCGTTTGGTAAAGATGTAGTATATGGAAAAGGTGTGTTTTCGTTTTTGATCAATCTGATCTGGATTGTTTTCTTCGGATGGGAAATGGCGCTCGGTAATTTGATTGTTGGATTGCTGTGGTGCATCACTATTGTTGGAATTCCGTTCGGAAGACAGTTCTTTAAACTGGCACGCCTGTCCCTGATGCCGTTTGGAGCCAGTGTGGTAGGGTAG